The Scomber scombrus chromosome 22, fScoSco1.1, whole genome shotgun sequence genome has a window encoding:
- the LOC134004350 gene encoding NACHT, LRR and PYD domains-containing protein 3-like, which yields MVALKEELLNILEKLTEDEFRKFKWFLELDDIVEGFKGIPESQLEKAEMTRTVNLMVKAHQDHGALQLTKKILERIRRNDLVQRLQNFQPEPKGAVGSGTDRGINPNTDVSDGGSKPEQPAETSANTEETSKLITETTGDKTGSNPGPSSCEATVPTTETPQCSHNESGNQDGLPEHKLILITRYQDVTDGTDETERIPIDSIYTEVHITEGRSKEVNTQHEVRQLETASKMKTVHDTPIKRQDIFKPLPDQQKRIIRVVLMNGVAGVGKTFSVQKFTLDWAQRSNNQDISQVIPLPFRELNLIRDEKKTKVVEDFLGEEYSDSSLDDYQKDDDDDDDDDDRDDNHYPSLDDFLKRVMDKSLRSENGHLDLEEK from the exons ATGGTGGCACTTAAAGAGGAGCTGCTGAATATTCTTGAGAAATTAACAGAAGATGAATTTAGGAAGTTCAAATGGTTCCTGGAGCTGGATGACATCGTGGAGGGCTTTAAAGGCATCCCAGAGTCTCAGCTGGAGAAGGCAGAAATGACGCGCACAGTGAATCTGATGGTAAAGGCACATCAGGATCATGGAGCTCTGCAGTTAACCAAGAAGATTTTAGAAAGGATCAGAAGGAATGATCTGGTGCAGCGTTTACAAAACTTCCAACCAGAACCAAAAG GAGCAGTGGGCAGTGGCACTGACAGAGGTATCAACCCTAACACAGATGTTTCTGATGGTGGGAGTAAACCAGAGCAACCAGCAGAAACCAGCGCTAACACGGAGGAAACATCTAAACTCATCACAGAGACGACCGGGGACAAAACGGGTTCAAACCCAGGACCTTCtagctgtgaggcaacagtaCCAACCACTGAGACACCTCAATGCTCACACA aTGAAAGTGGAAATCAGGATGGTTTACCTGAACATAAGCTCATTCTAATAACAAGATATCAAGATGTGACTGATGGAACTGATGAAACAGAAAGAATCCCCATTGACAGTATTTACACTGAGGTCCACATCACAGAGGGAAGGAGTAAAGAAGtaaatacccaacatgaggtgaggcagcttgaaacagcttccaagatgaagaccGTACATGACACTCCAATCAAGcgtcaggacatctttaaacccttacctgaccaacagaaacGCATCATCAGAGTCGTTCTGATGAACGGCGTTGCtggcgttggaaaaaccttctcagtgcagaagttcactctggactgggcacagcgctccaacaaccaagatatcagtcAGGTGATTCCACTTCCGTTCAGGGAGCTGAACTTGATCAGAGATGAAAA GAAGACAAAGGTAGTGGAGGACTTCCTGGGAGAAGAGTACAGTGACTCATCTCTGGATGACTACCAGAaagatgacgatgatgatgacgatgatgatgacagaGATGATAACCATTACCCATCCCTGGATGACTTCCTCAAGAGAGTCATGGACAAATCTCTCAGAAGtgaaaatggccacctggacct AGAAGAGAAgtag